One region of Drosophila kikkawai strain 14028-0561.14 chromosome 2R, DkikHiC1v2, whole genome shotgun sequence genomic DNA includes:
- the LOC121502860 gene encoding transmembrane protease serine 9-like, with the protein MKITGSFITLLSFVVLSYGQSSIFLLESECGTIKRGPRERIVNGNMADIPEHPWMAHILTKNKYFVLTAAHCDLLVYGTTVTLGKFDASRPSVHGIQLGLAEVIRHPAYIDGETPKNDIALLRLARLVSFSDYIKPICLTNYQNLLYLDSSLTASGWGLTEKGVLSNVLMRTQLGLKDRHDCSSKFGRLTSYQICAGSSRSDTCQGDSGGPLTGFYYLGGQYRVAQLGIVSFGDTDCKGLGIYTNVMHFFDWIAENIIRRESQVRPAPTQRPKYVPDSPRVAIALLSQAFNMKVIGVLSILLSCAILGYGQNSVSLLEPNCGTPISSSRRRATSKSYEATIQIVGGLTADSYGNPWMAYITNATSACGGSLITNRFVLSAAHCISEPPSPTTVYLGQFDMSHSTPNGIQVSANKQIRHPHYLKTKQDIKNDIALFRLARTVQYTDYIRPICIPTNFSPLDQTTHLTATGWGVTEYGVPSNVLKTTTLTQYPRGTCSSVFKNTVDTSQICAASPSSATCSGDSGGPITSVYPINGRNRVIQLGIVSYGVKYCNMVGVYTNVMYYMGWIGTIIQQDRYQHTPAPTQSPSDSNSNNNDNKPNHPNYPPPPPPPPSYPPPPPPPNHRPPSYGIPYPPNNYIPNGNYPSYKYPNVIYG; encoded by the exons ATGAAGATAACTGGGTCCTTTATCACCCTGCTATCCTTTGTGGTTCTGAGCTATGGACAAAGTTCAATTTTTTTGCTGGAATCGGAATGCGGAACCATCAAACGAGGTCCTCGGGAAAGAATAGTGAATGGAAACATGGCAGATATCCCAGAACATCCATGGATGGCACACATTCTTACTAAAAATAAGT ACTTTGTACTCACTGCTGCGCATTGCGATTTGCTTGTGTATGG GACTACTGTTACCCTTGGCAAGTTCGATGCTTCGCGGCCCAGTGTACATGGCATCCAACTTGGTCTTGCTGAAGTTATACGACATCCAGCTTACATCGATGGAGAAACTCCCAAGAATGATATAGCCCTGTTACGGCTGGCCAGGCTGGTCTCCTTTTCGG ACTACATCAAGCCCATCTGCCTGACGAACTACCAAAATCTCTTGTATTTAGACTCATCCCTTACTGCTTCAGGTTGGGGTCTTACGGAAAAGGGGGTTTTGAGCAATGTCCTGATGAGAACCCAATTGGGGCTCAAGGATCGCCACGATTGCTCCTCAAAATTCGGACGCCTGACCTCGTACCAGATCTGTGCCGGAAGCTCAAGGTCCGATACGTGTCAAGGAGACTCGGGAGGGCCACTCACGGGATTTTATTATCTGGGCGGCCAGTATAGAGTGGCTCAGCTGGGAATTGTCAGCTTCGGGGACACCGACTGCAAGGGTCTCGGGATTTATACCAATGTTATGCATTTTTTTGACTGGATAGCTGAAAACATTATTCGACGCGAGTCTCAAGTCAGGCCAGCTCCAACTCAAAGGCCCAAATACGTTCCTGACAG CCCTCGTGTTGCCATCGCTCTACTTAGTCAAGCCTTCAATATGAAGGTCATCGGAGTTCTCAGCATCCTGCTGTCCTGTGCGATCCTGGGATATGGACAAAATTCTGTTTCACTCCTTGAACCCAATTGCGGAACTCCGATTTCATCATCGAGGAGGAGAGCAACTAGCAAAAGTTACGAAGCAACGATCCAAATAGTCGGAGGCCTGACAGCCGATAGTTACGGAAATCCATGGATGGCATATATCACCAACGCCACGTCGGCGTGTGGCGGCTCCCTTATCACAAACC GCTTTGTGCTCAGTGCTGCTCATTGCATCAGTGAACCTCCATCTCCAAC GACGGTTTACTTGGGCCAGTTCGATATGTCTCACAGCACTCCAAATGGCATTCAAGTTTCCGCCAATAAACAAATACGTCATCCGCATTACTTAAAAACTAAGCAAGACATCAAGAATGATATAGCCCTGTTTCGGCTGGCCAGGACAGTGCAATATACAG ACTATATCAGACCCATCTGTATACCAACCAACTTTAGTCCCTTGGATCAGACTACGCATCTGACTGCCACTGGCTGGGGTGTAACGGAATACGGAGTTCCGAGCAATGTGCTGAAGACAACCACCTTGACACAGTACCCTCGCGGGACTTGCTCCTCAGTTTTCAAAAATACCGTGGATACATCTCAGATCTGTGCCGCATCCCCGAGCTCGGCTACTTGCAGCGGAGATTCAGGAGGCCCCATCACATCCGTTTATCCCATCAACGGCAGAAATCGCGTCATTCAGCTGGGAATTGTCAGTTACGGAGTCAAATACTGCAACATGGTGGGGGTCTATACGAATGTGATGTACTATATGGGCTGGATCGGGACTATCATTCAACAGGACAGATATCAACACACACCAGCACCAACCCAGAGCCCGTCAGAtagtaatagtaataataatgataacaAGCCCAATCATCCTAATtaccctcctcctcctcctcctcctcctagttacccacctcctcctccgcctcctaaTCACCGTCCCCCTTCGTACGGTATTCCCTATCCTCCCAATAACTATATTCCCAATGGCAATTATCCGAGTTATAAATATCCAAATGTCATTTAtggttaa